The following are encoded together in the Streptococcus oralis genome:
- the comGC gene encoding competence type IV pilus major pilin ComGC — protein sequence MKKLMINLKKAKVKAFTLVEMLVVLLIISVLLLLFVPNLTKQKDAVDDKGKAAVVKVVESQAELYSLDKNEDASLSKLQADGRITAEQAKAYKDYHAKQKTSQTVAD from the coding sequence ATGAAAAAACTCATGATAAATTTAAAAAAAGCCAAGGTTAAAGCTTTCACTTTGGTAGAAATGCTAGTCGTCCTTTTAATCATCAGCGTTCTTCTCTTGCTCTTTGTTCCTAATTTGACCAAGCAAAAGGATGCCGTAGATGATAAAGGAAAAGCTGCTGTTGTCAAGGTCGTAGAAAGTCAGGCAGAGCTCTATAGTCTGGACAAGAATGAAGATGCTAGCCTTAGCAAATTACAAGCGGACGGTCGTATCACAGCTGAGCAAGCTAAAGCTTATAAAGACTACCATGCAAAACAAAAAACAAGTCAAACTGTTGCAGATTAA